A window of Microbacterium sp. BK668 genomic DNA:
CGGCGGGGGCAGCCCGGAACAGCACGGTGCTCAGCTGGGAGCGCCCCACGAGCTCGAGTTCGGGATCTCGGGCGATCTCATCGTGCACTTCCGCCGCGAGGTCGACGACGGCGTCGAACAGCTCGCCGATGCGCCGCGGCCCGAGGGCGCGCAGAGTGGTCCAGAGCTTCAGCGCGTCGAAGCGACGCGTCGTCTGCAGCGACTTGTCGACCTGATTGGGTTCGGCGTTCTCGACGGGGTTCAGGTAGTCGGCGTGCCACGCGCCGGCCGTGAGATCCACGCGATCGCGCACGAGGAGCGCGCTCGAGGACACCGGCTGGAAGAAGCTCTTGTGGAAGTCGACCGTGACCGAGCGCGCCCGTTCGATCCCGCCGAGGAGGTGGCGGCGGGTCGGCGAGACGAGGAGCCCGCACCCGTACGCGGCGTCGACGTGCAGCCACGCCCCATGGGCCTCGGCTGCGTCCGCGATCGGGTCGATCGGGTCGATGACGCCTCGGTCCGTCGTCCCCGCCGTCGCGACGACCGCCATCGGGATGCGGCCGGCCCCGCGAAGGGCGAGCAGCGTCGCGGTGAGGGCCGAGGCATCCATGCGCCCCTCGCCGTCATCGGGAACCGTGACGACGGCGTCCTCGCCCAGCCCGAGCAGGAGTGCGGCCTTGTCGACGCTGAAGTGGCTCGACGCCGTGGTGAGGATGTGCAGGCGCGGGAGCGTAGTCCCCCTATCACCGCGGTGCCGCGCGAGAGTCCATTCGCGGGCAAGAAGCATCGCGTGGAGGTTCGACTGCGTGCCGCCCGATGTGAAGACCCCGTCACCGTCGGCGAATCCGATGCGCCGCGCCGTCCAGTCGACGAGCCGACGCTCGATGAGCGTGCCGATGGTCGACTGGTCGTACGTGTCGACCGACGTGTTGACAGCGGCGATCACCGCTTCGGCGGCGACCGCGGGGAGCGCGACGGGACAGTTGAGGTGCGCGACGTAAGCCGGATCGTGGAACCACACCGCGTGCTCGAGGAACAGGTCGTCGAGCTCGCCGATCGCTGCCGCGGAGCCGACGCCGAGGCCGTCCAGATCCGGCGCGTCTGCGAGCCGCTGCAGCTCGGCCCGGCTCGCCCCCGAAAAGGGCTGCCTGACCGTCTCCATACGCGCCGCGACCATACGGGCTGCGTGGTCGACGAGTCGGGCGTGGGCGGCCGCACTGGACCTGTTCAGCAGTTCGTGCACGTGCTCGGCTCCGAATTCGAGGGGAGGGGAGGG
This region includes:
- a CDS encoding aspartate aminotransferase family protein codes for the protein MHELLNRSSAAAHARLVDHAARMVAARMETVRQPFSGASRAELQRLADAPDLDGLGVGSAAAIGELDDLFLEHAVWFHDPAYVAHLNCPVALPAVAAEAVIAAVNTSVDTYDQSTIGTLIERRLVDWTARRIGFADGDGVFTSGGTQSNLHAMLLAREWTLARHRGDRGTTLPRLHILTTASSHFSVDKAALLLGLGEDAVVTVPDDGEGRMDASALTATLLALRGAGRIPMAVVATAGTTDRGVIDPIDPIADAAEAHGAWLHVDAAYGCGLLVSPTRRHLLGGIERARSVTVDFHKSFFQPVSSSALLVRDRVDLTAGAWHADYLNPVENAEPNQVDKSLQTTRRFDALKLWTTLRALGPRRIGELFDAVVDLAAEVHDEIARDPELELVGRSQLSTVLFRAAPAGADPATQDALVAQVRRVLFDSGRALVAKTVVDGRPCLKLTLLNPETTLDDVRAVLDLVKDAAAALAGITPALGVELDGDLLGTEVRA